Proteins encoded within one genomic window of Marasmius oreades isolate 03SP1 chromosome 4, whole genome shotgun sequence:
- a CDS encoding uncharacterized protein (BUSCO:EOG092657UN): MPRAEVGTPKYVANKMKSKGLQRLRWYCQVCEKQCRDENGFKCHAQSESHLRQMLVVGEHAGKHIASFSQQFQSEFVSLLSRRFGTKRVFANRVYQEYIADKSHLHMNATRWVTLTEFVKHLGRSGIARVDDTEKGWFIAWIDNSPKALAKAEASMKKERSTTSDEQRERMLIAEQIERAAAEAENGASPRSSDSPPAEEGLKRDDGSEKVVISFGAKPTNADNTGETSSSSSTASTPSASIGLKMNPLKPKVNPLKSTINPLKAGNPLKRTNPLKPTSAPSASQAEESKKRSAPMTAAEQLILEDQQRKRRRMERESVV; the protein is encoded by the exons ATGCCTCGAGCAGAAG TCGGAACCCCAAAATATGTCGCAAACAAGATGAAGTCCAAGGGGCTCCAACGCCTGAGGTGGTACTGTCAAGTCTGCGAAAAACAATGTCGAGACGAGAACGGATTCAAGTGTCATGCACAGTCTGAATCTCATCTGCGTCAGATGCTGGTAGTTGGGGAACATGCTGGAAAGCATATTGCCAGTTTCTCTCAACAGTTCCAGTCCGAATTCGTCTCTCTATTGTCTAGAAG GTTTGGTACGAAGCGAGTTTTTGCAAACCGAGTGTATCAAGAATACATCGCAGACAAGAGCCATCTACATATGAATGCTACGCGCTGGGTCACTCTTACCGAGTTCGTGAAGCATCTTGGAAGAAGTGGGATTGCAAGGGTAGACGACACTGAAAAGGGATGGTTCATTGCTTGGATTGATAACAGCCCTAAAGCTCTTGCAAAGGCG gaagcttctatgaagaaAGAGCGCTCGACCACATCAGATGAACAGCGAGAGCGAATGCTCATTGCAGAGCAAATTGAACGGGCTGCTGCTGAAGCGGAAAATGGAGCATCCCCACGATCGTCCGATTCTCCGCCAGCTGAAGAGGGATTAAAAAGAGATGACGGGTCTGAGAAAGTTGTTATCTCGTTCGGTGCAAAGCCTACCAACGCGGACAATACGGGAGAGAcctcgtcttcctcgtctACAGCTTCAACTCCATCCGCGTCCATCGGCTTGAAGATGAACCCCCTGAAGCCAAAGGTGAACCCTCTGAAGTCGACAATAAACCCTTTAAAGGCAGGCAACCCATTGAAACGAACCAACCCACTCAAACCGACTAGTGCTCCATCAGCATCACAGGCTGAGGAAAGCAAGAAACGTTCTGCACCAATGACAGCGGCGGAACAGCTTATTTTGGAAGATCAACAGAGAAAGAGGCGGAGGATGGAACGCGAGTCGGTGGTTTAG
- a CDS encoding uncharacterized protein (BUSCO:EOG0926047G), whose protein sequence is MSSIDTVARIAFIASDTLLHSLQPNSSSSHYSSVFDNVARASKRTPNVLPVPHLADPAAAIKRASSNSALISFTSTSTSQSITRLVLASSELSSLPLVLHIAVRDDLSDALLLRAVGPFFLLSINAQQAHDNALLASKLARSEKKAVVHIFYSDASSHDSPAEEIPEERIVSFLFESNPTATISHLNGNGHVNGSNGHTNGHVNGANGHSNGHANGSNGHTNGHSNGHTKTNGSNGHLNGHANSGYSHEDEHPALHALFKAYEHASLSTVSLVRRPIRPFVAKSPPEPHTVIFLLGNGGLDIEIDGVAFASVSLLSPLLPSRILHEIPSSVSRVVVLEQASHWSMKWLPLYLDVVSALQKIEPSLRPTVHSGVLGDLANITPADILKLLQHANTSMPSSRLTLGSIPTSPTSSHAEPHVPKHELSYTKILSHLFQDRLDVCNSPSLVASQGEIATTPEFALGRVRGQLGQRDELVAAVRELLQVPDLNANLHSLLSKWVLAKDHATKGRALGDDIVKFLKATPVSHTAASRILSLRAHFPARSRWIIGSDAWSYDIGSSGLHHAIASGLNINILIIDTIPYTARNTGDPSRRKHDVGLYAMNHGDVYVASVAVYSSYAQVLQSIMEADAYNGPSVVLAYLPYRSEDAPALDIVKETKLAVDAGYWPLYRWDPSKERVGKEPFSLDSDSVKNDLQQFLDRQNHLSQLVYSKPELATEIVSSLGENVKEARKRKATQSYNELLNALDAPPVTILYASDGGAAEKVAKKLASRAKVRGLEATLGTIDSMNLDTLANEEHVMFITSTAGQGEPPQNGRQLFKASNAAAARGDKLFTKLKYAVFGMGDSKYWPRPEDAHYYNKPARDLDARLEKIGGERVIPLGLGDDQDADGYMTGYQEWEPLVWKLFGVDSIEVTEKEPDPITNEHIKAASNYLRGTIAEGLLDTSTGALAPSDTQLTKFHGIYQQDDRDIRDERLAQGVEPAYAFMIRVRMPGGICKPDQWLQMDQIADEHGSGTFKITTRQTFQFHGVIKRHLKPAIKDINRVLLDTLAACGDVNRNVICSSIPSKSKLHAQVHQFCVTVSNYLIPRTTAYHEIWLDKKMVAGEALKVVEPVYGEFYLPRKFKIAVAVPPTNDVDVFANDLGFIAIVEESGKLTGFNVAIGGGMGVTFGNKKTYPRTADVIGFCTPEQGKYVAEAVVIVQRDNGNRADRKNARLKYTIDRMGLDVFKAAVEKQLGYELQPARAYTFDRNIDDFGWTTGEDGRHHFTMFIENGRIQDEPGKDFKTGLREIAKVHKGAFRLTTNQHLVVSDIPSEDLHLIKGILAKYKMDNLNHSGLRLSSSACVAFPTCGLANAESERYLPILIDKVERICEENGLRNDSIVMRMTGCPNGCARPYVAEIAFVGKAPGQYLMLLGGGYYGQRVNKIYNESVTEPEILAILRPMIKRYALERHEGEHFGDWTIRAGYIAKTNQGKEYYDRMGGEEQFQTQP, encoded by the exons ATGTCCTCGATAGATACTGTGGCTCGAATTGCGTTCATTGCATCAGACACTCTGCTTCATTCGTTACAGCCGAATTCTTCCAGTTCACACTACTCTTCAGTGTTTGACAATGTCGCAAGGGCATCTAAGCGAACCCCGAATGTCCTCCCAGTGCCTCATCTAGCCGACCCAGCTGCAGCCATCAAACGTGCTTCGTCAAATTCAGCTCTCATCTCCTTCACTTCTACATCAACCTCACAGTCAATCACAAGACTCGTTTTAGCCTCTTCAGAGCTCTCATCACTCCCTCTCGTCCTACACATCGCCGTTAGAGACGACCTTTCGGATGCGCTACTCTTGCGGGCCGTCGGACcgtttttccttctttccatcaATGCTCAGCAGGCTCACGACAATGCGCTGCTAGCTTCAAAGTTAGCCCGCTCTGAGAAAAAGGCGGTCGTTCACATCTTCTATTCAGATGCTTCGTCTCATGATTCTCCTGCGGAGGAAATACCCGAGGAGCGAATCGTATCGTTCTTGTTCGAATCTAATCCCACCGCCACTATCAGCCACCTGAACGGCAATGGTCATGTTAATGGTTCTAATGGGCATACGAATGGACACGTTAACGGCGCTAACGGCCATTCAAACGGACACGCTAATGGTTCTAATGGTCATACCAACGGTCACAGTAATGGCCACACGAAGACGAACGGCAGCAACGGTCACCTTAATGGCCACGCCAACAGCGGATACAGCCATGAAGACGAACACCCCGCACTTCATGCATTGTTCAAGGCCTATGAACATGCTTCCCTCAGCACAGTCTCGCTTGTTCGACGGCCGATAAGACCGTTCGTCGCCAAAAGTCCGCCAGAACCACACACTGTTATCTTCTTATTAGGAAATGGCGGACTTGACATCGAGATCGACGGTGTTGCCTTTGCGTCGGTATCCCTCCTTTCACCTCTGCTTCCATCTAGGATTCTTCATGAAATCCCGTCCTCCGTATCTCGCGTGGTAGTGCTGGAACAAGCCAGTCACTGGTCCATGAAATGGCTTCCCCTATATCTTGATGTGGTCAGCGCGTTGCAGAAAATCGAACCCTCATTACGTCCAACTGTTCATTCAGGTGTCTTGGGAGACTTGGCGAACATCACTCCGGCCGACATCTTGAAGCTGCTCCAGCACGCTAATACGTCTATGCCTTCATCTCGCCTCACTCTGGGATCCATACCCACATCTCCCACCTCATCTCATGCAGAACCACACGTCCCCAAACATGAGCTTTCTTACACGAAGATTCTTTCCCACCTCTTCCAGGACAGGCTCGATGTATGCAACTCGCCCTCCCTCGTTGCATCTCAAGGAGAGATTGCGACCACCCCGGAATTCGCCCTTGGTCGTGTACGTGGCCAGCTCGGACAGAGGGACGAGCTCGTTGCAGCCGTTCGAGAACTCCTCCAGGTCCCCGACTTGAACGCCAATCTACACTCCCTCCTAAGCAAGTGGGTGCTAGCCAAGGACCACGCAACTAAGGGTCGTGCCCTAGGAGATGATATCGTGAAATTCCTTAAGGCAACTCCCGTTTCCCATACTGCAGCCTCCCGAATTCTATCTCTCCGCGCTCATTTCCCCGCCCGATCTCGATGGATCATAGGCTCTgatgcgtggtcctatgatATTGGCTCATCTGGTCTTCATCATGCCATCGCTTCGGGACTAAACATCAACATTCTCATCATCGACACTATCCCTTACACTGCTCGTAACACCGGTGACCCAAGTCGCCGCAAACACGACGTTGGTTTGTACGCCATGAACCACGGAGACGTCTATGTGGCTAGCGTTGCAGTCTACTCATCTTATGCCCAAGTCCTACAATCGATTATGGAAGCGGATGCGTACAACGGTCCCAGTGTGGTTTTAGCATACCTTCCCTACAGGTCCGAAGACGCTCCCGCCTTGGACATTGTTAAGGAAACCAAACTCGCCGTCGACGCTGGCTACTGGCCGCTCTACAGGTGGGATCCAAGCAAAGAACGCGTGGGCAAGGaacctttctctttggactCGGATTCCGTCAAGAACGATCTTCAACAGTTCTTGGATAGACAGAACCACTTGTCCCAGCTTGTTTATTCCAAACCCGAACTTGCTACTGAGATTGTGAGCAGTCTTGGTGAGAATGTGAAGGAGGCGAGGAAACGGAAGGCTACCCAGTCTTACAACGAGTTGTTGAACGCACTCGATGCTCCTCCGGTCACCATCTTGTATGCCTCTGACGGTGGTGCAGCTGAGAAAGTGGCGAAGAAGTTGGCTAGTCGGGCTAAAGTCCGGGGGTTGGAGGCTACTTTAGGAACGATAGATTCGATGAACCTGGATACCCTAGCGAACGAGGAGCATGTGATGTTTATCACTTCTACAGCAGGTCAGGGAGAACCACCACAGAATGGTCGTCAGCTCTTCAAGGCTTCCAATGCCGCTGCAGCTCGAGGGGACAAGCTCTTCACCAAGCTCAAGTATGCCGTCTTTGGAATGGGTGATAGTAAATACTGGCCTCGACCTGAGGATGCTCACTACTACAATAAGCCCGCCAGGGATTTGGATGCTCGTCTCGAAAAGATCGGCGGTGAACGAGTGATTCCCCTCGGACTTGGTGACGATCAGGATGCGGATGGGTACATGACTGGTTATCAAGAATGGGAGCCACTGGTGTGGAAGTTGTTTGGTGTTGACTCTATCGAAGTCACCGAGAAGGAACCCGATCCTATCACGAACGAGCATATCAAAGCCGCCTCCAACTACCTCCGTGGAACGATCGCTGAAGGTCTTTTGGACACTTCCACCGGCGCCTTGGCTCCTAGTGACACCCAACTTACCAAGTTCCACGGTATCTATCAGCAAGATGACCGTGATATTCGTGATGAACGTCTCGCTCAAGGTGTTGAGCCTGCCTATGCGTTCATGATTCGAGTTCGAATGCCCGGCGGTATATGTAAGCCCGACCAGTGGCTGCAGATGGACCAGATTGCGGACGAACATGGATCTGGTACCTTCAAGATCACGACACGACAAACTTTCCAATTCCACGGAGTCATCAAGAGGCATTTGAAGCCTGCGATCAAGGATATCAACCGTGTGTTGCTTGACACATTGGCTGCATGCGGTGATGTCAACAG AAACGTGATCTGCTCTTCCATcccatccaaatccaaactGCATGCCCAAGTGCACCAGTTCTGCGTCACCGTTAGTAATTATCTGATTCCTCGAACTACCGCGTACCACGAAATCTGGCTGGACAAGAAGATGGTAGCTGGTGAGGCTTTGAAGGTTGTTGAACCTGTCTATGGCGAGTTCTATCTCCCTCGTAAA TTCAAGATCGCGGTCGCGGTACCTCCCACCAATGACGTTGACGTTTTCGCAAATGATCTCGGCTTTATTGCGATTGTCGAGGAGAGTGGCAAGCTTACCGGTTTCAACGTTGCCATCGGAGGTGGTATGGGCGTCACCTTCGGCAACAAGAAGACATACCCCCGTACTGCGGACGTTATTGGATTCTGTACGCCTGAACAAGGGAAATATGTTGCGGAAGCTGTTGTGATCGTGCAGCGGGATAACGGTAACCGAGCAGA TCGTAAG AACGCCCGACTAAAATACACTATCGACCGAATGGGTTTGGACGTCTTCAAGGCTGCAGTCGAGAAACAGCTCGGCTATGAGCTACAACCCGCTCGTGCATACACCTTTGACCGAAACATTGACGACTTCGGCTGGACTACTGGAGAAGATGGCAGACATCACTTTACGATGTTCATCGAGAATGGGCGTATCCAGGATGAGCCAGGAAAGGATTTCAAGACTGGCCTACGTGAAATCGCCAAGGTCCACAAAGGAGCCTTCCGTCTAACTACCAATCAACATCTGGTGGTGTCTGATATTCCAAGTGAAGACCTACATCTGATCAAGGGAATCCTGGCCAAGTACAAAATGGATAACCTCAACCATTCTGGTCTTCGACTTTCGTCGTCCGCTTGCGTTGCCTTCCCTACATGCG GCCTGGCCAACGCAGAATCAGAACGA TATCTCCCCATTCTCATCGACAAGGTCGAAAGGATTTGCGAGGAGAACGGCCTACGTAATGACTCGATTGTTATGCGTATGACTGGTTGCCCCAATGGTTGTGCGCGTCCATATGTTGCAG AAATTGCATTTGTGGGCAAGGCTCCAGGTCAATATCTTATGTTGCTTGGTGGTGGGTACTATGGTCAGCGTGTAAACAAGATATACAATG AATCTGTCACTGAGCCAGAGATCTTGGCCATCCTCCGACCTATGATCAAGCGTTACGCTCTCGAGCGCCACGAAGGTGAACATTTCGGAGACTGGACCATTCGAGCTGGTTACATCGCCAAAACGAACCAGGGCAAGGAGTATTACGATCGGATGGGTGGGGAGGAGCAATTCCAGACCCAACCATAG